The Paenibacillus tianjinensis genome has a window encoding:
- a CDS encoding beta-galactosidase, whose protein sequence is MNQLRYGVAYYDEYMPYERLDEDIAMMKAAGINTVRIAESTWSTHEPQNGVFDFTSVDRVLDAMHAAGIGVIVGTPTYAVPTWLVKEHPEVLAVTADGPGKYGARQIMDITSPAYLFHSERIIRKLISRVCKHPAVIGYQTDNETKYYGTAGDNVQLRFVKYMREKFGTLDVINARFGLDYWSNRINAWEDFPSVVGTINGSLGAEFARFQRGLVTEFLAWQVSLVNEYKQPGQFVTQNFDFEWCGHSYGVQPSVDHFAAAEAFDIAGVDIYHPSQHELTGTEISFGGDMTRSLKRSNYLVLETQAQAFPNWTPYPGQLWQQAFSHLASGANMVAYWHWHSIHNSIETYWKGLLSHDFQPNPVYNEAKTVGHDFARLSESLVNLRKENKVAVMVSNEALTALEWFKLPDGKTYNDVVRWLYDALYRMNIECDFIQPSCTELSRYSLIVVPALYAAPDEALERLNEYVRQGGHAVYSFKSGFADDTIKVRTSAQPGIISEACGIRYSLFVTPHEVRLRSEHPEIIVAADDSGAEAWMELITAEDAEVLLHYDHPHWGQYAAVTRNRYGSGTATYIGCMTSRELLSSILKNVLQESGLWGAEQELAFPLIVKTGVNPHNETVRYYFNYSDTPQTFVYPHGVAAELLSGKVIRSGEQLELEAWGVRIVLEAGS, encoded by the coding sequence ATGAATCAGTTACGCTACGGAGTCGCTTATTACGACGAGTATATGCCCTATGAGAGATTAGATGAAGATATTGCCATGATGAAGGCGGCCGGCATCAACACGGTCCGGATCGCCGAATCCACCTGGAGTACACATGAACCGCAAAACGGAGTCTTCGACTTCACCTCCGTGGACCGTGTACTGGATGCCATGCACGCTGCAGGAATCGGCGTTATCGTCGGAACACCGACCTATGCCGTGCCTACCTGGCTGGTGAAGGAGCATCCGGAGGTGCTTGCCGTAACGGCAGACGGTCCCGGCAAATACGGCGCCCGGCAGATCATGGACATTACGAGCCCGGCCTATCTCTTCCATTCGGAGCGGATTATCCGCAAGCTGATCAGCCGGGTGTGCAAGCATCCGGCAGTCATTGGCTACCAGACGGACAACGAGACGAAGTATTACGGGACCGCCGGGGACAACGTGCAGCTGCGCTTCGTAAAATATATGCGCGAGAAATTCGGCACGCTGGACGTAATCAACGCGAGATTCGGACTGGATTACTGGAGCAACCGGATCAATGCGTGGGAGGACTTCCCCTCGGTGGTCGGAACGATCAACGGCAGCCTGGGTGCGGAATTCGCCCGCTTCCAGCGCGGCCTGGTGACGGAGTTCCTCGCCTGGCAGGTGTCACTGGTGAATGAGTACAAGCAGCCGGGGCAATTTGTAACGCAGAACTTTGATTTTGAATGGTGCGGGCATTCGTATGGCGTGCAGCCGTCGGTGGACCATTTTGCCGCCGCTGAAGCGTTCGATATTGCCGGTGTAGATATCTACCATCCTTCGCAGCATGAGCTGACCGGAACGGAGATTTCCTTTGGCGGGGATATGACGAGGTCCCTGAAGCGCAGCAATTATCTGGTACTGGAGACGCAGGCGCAGGCTTTCCCGAACTGGACCCCTTATCCGGGACAGCTGTGGCAGCAGGCGTTCAGCCATCTGGCCTCTGGGGCGAACATGGTCGCCTACTGGCATTGGCACTCCATTCACAACTCCATTGAGACGTATTGGAAAGGGCTGCTGAGCCATGATTTCCAGCCGAATCCGGTCTATAACGAAGCGAAGACGGTCGGCCATGATTTTGCCCGGTTAAGTGAGTCGCTGGTGAATCTGCGCAAGGAGAACAAGGTTGCAGTTATGGTCAGCAATGAAGCACTGACAGCGCTGGAATGGTTCAAGCTGCCGGATGGAAAAACCTACAATGATGTGGTGCGCTGGCTGTATGACGCCCTGTACCGCATGAATATCGAATGCGACTTTATTCAGCCTTCGTGCACAGAGCTCTCACGCTATAGTCTGATCGTGGTTCCGGCACTGTATGCGGCACCAGATGAGGCGCTGGAGCGGCTGAATGAGTATGTGCGCCAGGGCGGACATGCCGTCTATTCCTTCAAAAGCGGCTTTGCTGACGATACCATTAAGGTGCGTACGTCAGCGCAGCCGGGCATAATCAGCGAAGCCTGTGGGATCCGCTACAGCCTGTTTGTCACTCCGCATGAGGTGCGGCTGCGCAGTGAGCATCCGGAGATCATCGTTGCCGCTGATGACAGTGGCGCCGAAGCCTGGATGGAACTGATCACTGCGGAGGACGCAGAGGTCCTGCTGCATTATGATCATCCGCACTGGGGGCAATATGCCGCTGTAACCCGGAACCGCTACGGCAGCGGGACGGCGACTTATATCGGCTGCATGACCAGCAGGGAGCTGCTCAGCAGTATTCTAAAGAATGTGCTCCAGGAATCCGGATTATGGGGAGCAGAACAGGAGCTGGCATTTCCGCTGATCGTCAAAACAGGTGTGAATCCGCACAACGAGACCGTCCGCTATTATTTCAATTACAGCGATACTCCGCAGACTTTCGTATACCCACATGGTGTTGCCGCGGAACTGCTGTCGGGCAAGGTTATTCGGTCCGGAGAACAGCTTGAGCTTGAAGCCTGGGGTGTAAGGATTGTGCTGGAGGCTGGAAGCTGA
- a CDS encoding DMT family transporter: MDWLMLIGAGLSEMIGVGMMAKLQTHRSWRTVSLLIFGFGASFVLLSLAMRTLPMGTAYAIWTGIGASGGAVLGMLFYGESREMRRILCIVMILGAAIGLKLIA, translated from the coding sequence ATGGACTGGCTGATGCTGATTGGTGCGGGACTCAGCGAAATGATCGGGGTGGGGATGATGGCGAAGCTGCAAACGCACCGCAGCTGGCGGACCGTTTCCCTGCTGATATTCGGATTTGGCGCCAGCTTTGTGCTGCTGTCGCTGGCCATGCGGACGCTGCCGATGGGCACGGCTTATGCCATATGGACCGGGATCGGCGCTTCCGGCGGAGCAGTCCTTGGCATGTTATTCTATGGCGAATCCCGGGAGATGCGGCGGATACTCTGCATTGTGATGATTCTCGGTGCTGCAATAGGATTGAAACTGATTGCCTGA
- a CDS encoding MBL fold metallo-hydrolase — MFHSRHFSIHPLAEGIYALIATEQGGAMSNAGIMDMGGFTLIFDTFNTPQAGKDLREAALHLFDQPIGYVINSHWHGDHVRGNQFFTGETIVSSSRARELMQETQPQWLTRMTPLLPKLEADIAEAAAKLSSEPEQEKRLRLASEHNYLLEIRESIETLAVTYPELTYEHQLTLHGSKRSVRLLSLGRAHTECDSILYSPADSLVFAGDVIAIRNHPLFTDGDPHSWLNALDALEKLGAKQIVPGHGPVGDAGSIKYMQEYIRDLLAVSQQYRGLEPKPDAAGIPVPEAYRDWNATGVYYRNLEFLLNRSF, encoded by the coding sequence ATGTTTCATTCCCGGCATTTCAGCATTCACCCGTTGGCTGAAGGTATTTATGCACTGATAGCCACGGAACAGGGCGGGGCCATGAGCAATGCAGGCATCATGGATATGGGCGGATTTACGCTGATCTTCGATACTTTTAACACTCCCCAGGCTGGCAAAGACCTGCGCGAAGCGGCGCTGCACCTCTTTGACCAGCCTATCGGTTATGTCATCAACAGCCACTGGCATGGGGACCATGTCCGCGGCAATCAGTTTTTCACCGGCGAAACGATTGTATCTTCCAGCAGAGCCCGGGAGCTGATGCAGGAAACACAGCCCCAGTGGCTGACCCGGATGACGCCGCTGCTGCCGAAACTGGAAGCGGACATTGCCGAAGCCGCCGCCAAGCTATCTTCTGAGCCTGAGCAGGAGAAGCGGCTGCGGCTGGCTAGTGAACATAACTACCTCCTGGAAATCCGGGAATCGATAGAGACACTCGCCGTCACCTATCCGGAGCTTACCTATGAACATCAGCTGACCCTCCATGGCTCCAAAAGAAGTGTCCGGCTGCTGTCCCTTGGGCGGGCACACACGGAATGCGATTCGATTCTCTACTCCCCTGCTGATTCCCTCGTCTTCGCCGGAGATGTTATCGCCATCCGGAATCATCCGCTGTTCACAGACGGAGATCCGCACAGCTGGCTGAACGCGCTGGACGCGCTGGAGAAGTTAGGAGCTAAGCAGATTGTACCAGGACATGGTCCCGTAGGCGATGCTGGCAGCATCAAATATATGCAGGAATACATAAGGGATTTGTTGGCTGTCAGTCAACAATATAGAGGGCTGGAGCCGAAGCCGGACGCCGCGGGCATTCCGGTGCCGGAAGCTTACCGGGACTGGAACGCCACTGGCGTATATTACCGCAATCTGGAGTTTCTGCTGAACAGGTCATTCTAA
- a CDS encoding sensor histidine kinase, whose amino-acid sequence MFTKWMMKLIEPFRRSIRNKLMLTMIILAVVPIVTITGLAAENSRRSMEAEVISTNLSNMKWTGIYLGDQFAQLNNLIYTVLISPHLSDYLANAEEPSLSSQFAAQKNIIDTLTNLFYSAGNHVIGVELYLKEYDKLFTINASQSDIESPGAIPAPYKLLFDQDKDFMITSDSRDDSKFQLVRSINRFENQEKLGGISLGIRWGVLDQTLNLLGRGSDHTVFIAGADGEVLYQPWGDSPSKDTVSRVAGTQETQGYFRSDHGYVFYNTIDPVGLKLVTVIPNSSINESALATMNFGLIVGAVSVALAILLAVLLAWRVATPIVSLTRSIQGFGMMKEREMKFSSRMDEIGFLETKLYQMSHRIREHIRTEYVISLEKKSAELKALQAQINPHFLQNTLQMIGSMLFKNSPAESYGVLRSLSDMFRYIIREPEDLAPLQAELNHLNNYMQIQQQRFAARLDYSITVNEDTAGSLIPKLSLQPIVENAFFHGLEQKTGPWKLEVLVKREGQNTVIMIRDNGIGMPPDKLSDLQGRLQLRSGGLWTHGERIGLSNVASRIHMHYGELYGIRVESSPGEGTTVTVTIPLERKVMDHA is encoded by the coding sequence ATGTTCACGAAATGGATGATGAAACTGATAGAGCCTTTCCGGCGAAGTATCCGCAATAAGCTGATGCTGACGATGATTATTCTTGCAGTAGTACCGATCGTTACCATCACCGGCCTGGCCGCAGAGAACAGCCGCAGGTCGATGGAGGCTGAGGTCATCAGCACGAATCTCTCCAATATGAAATGGACCGGAATCTATCTCGGGGACCAGTTCGCCCAGCTTAACAATCTGATTTATACCGTGCTGATCAGCCCGCACCTGAGCGATTATCTTGCAAACGCCGAGGAGCCATCCCTGTCCAGCCAATTTGCCGCGCAGAAAAATATTATAGACACTCTGACCAATCTGTTCTACTCCGCAGGCAACCATGTGATCGGGGTGGAGCTGTACTTGAAAGAGTATGACAAGCTGTTCACAATCAATGCCTCGCAAAGTGATATCGAATCACCCGGCGCTATCCCGGCCCCATACAAGCTTCTGTTTGACCAGGATAAGGATTTCATGATTACTTCGGACAGCCGCGATGACAGCAAGTTCCAGCTCGTGCGGAGCATTAACCGGTTTGAGAATCAGGAAAAGCTTGGCGGCATCTCGCTAGGCATCCGCTGGGGGGTACTCGATCAGACCCTGAATCTGCTGGGTCGCGGCAGCGACCATACGGTATTCATTGCCGGTGCGGACGGTGAGGTGCTGTATCAGCCCTGGGGAGACAGCCCGTCCAAGGATACGGTGAGCCGGGTAGCCGGCACGCAGGAGACTCAGGGATATTTCCGCAGTGACCATGGATATGTGTTCTACAATACGATAGATCCGGTTGGCCTTAAGCTGGTCACCGTGATTCCGAACAGCTCGATCAATGAAAGTGCGCTGGCGACGATGAATTTCGGGCTAATTGTCGGGGCGGTCTCCGTCGCCTTAGCTATTCTGCTTGCGGTGCTGCTGGCCTGGCGGGTAGCAACGCCGATTGTCAGTCTGACCCGGTCGATCCAGGGCTTCGGTATGATGAAGGAGCGGGAGATGAAATTCAGCAGCCGCATGGATGAGATAGGCTTCCTGGAGACGAAGCTGTACCAGATGTCGCACCGCATCCGCGAGCATATCCGCACGGAGTATGTGATCAGTCTGGAGAAAAAGAGTGCCGAGCTCAAAGCGCTTCAGGCGCAGATCAACCCGCATTTTCTGCAGAATACGTTGCAGATGATCGGCAGCATGCTGTTCAAGAACAGCCCGGCGGAGAGCTATGGTGTGCTGAGATCGCTCAGCGATATGTTCCGCTACATCATTCGCGAGCCTGAAGACCTGGCCCCGCTGCAGGCAGAGCTGAACCATCTGAATAATTATATGCAGATTCAGCAGCAGCGTTTTGCCGCCCGGCTTGACTACAGCATCACCGTGAATGAGGACACAGCCGGCAGCCTGATCCCGAAGCTGAGCCTGCAGCCGATTGTGGAGAATGCTTTTTTCCACGGCCTGGAACAGAAGACTGGACCCTGGAAGCTGGAGGTCCTGGTAAAGCGTGAGGGACAGAACACGGTTATTATGATCCGTGATAACGGGATAGGCATGCCGCCGGACAAGCTATCGGATCTGCAGGGAAGGCTGCAGCTGCGAAGCGGCGGGCTGTGGACGCACGGTGAGCGGATCGGGCTCAGCAACGTGGCTTCGCGGATTCATATGCATTACGGCGAGCTGTACGGAATCCGCGTGGAGAGCAGTCCCGGAGAAGGAACAACAGTGACGGTAACAATTCCCTTAGAGAGGAAGGTGATGGACCATGCATAA
- a CDS encoding DMT family transporter, with product MSKSSKAWLQIAGAACFEVAWVIGLKHASAPWEWGITVLAILISFYVLISASRTLPAGTVYAVFVGLGTTGTVLADMLWFGEPFRMLKVVLIILLLAGVIGLKLTTSDGPKEQIKEVS from the coding sequence ATGAGCAAGAGCAGTAAGGCATGGCTACAAATCGCAGGCGCCGCCTGCTTCGAGGTCGCATGGGTGATCGGGCTGAAGCACGCATCCGCGCCGTGGGAATGGGGGATTACAGTGCTCGCCATTCTCATAAGTTTTTATGTTCTGATCTCTGCCAGCAGGACTCTGCCAGCGGGTACGGTATACGCGGTATTTGTCGGGCTCGGCACTACCGGAACTGTGCTGGCGGATATGCTCTGGTTCGGGGAGCCATTTCGTATGCTGAAGGTGGTATTGATAATCCTTTTGCTGGCCGGGGTTATCGGGTTAAAGCTGACTACCAGTGACGGGCCGAAAGAACAGATCAAGGAGGTGTCCTAA
- a CDS encoding carbohydrate ABC transporter permease: protein MPANRYKSIVSLLAFVAPAFIIYSLFLLIPTIGGMYYSFTDWNGLNRDYSFIGLGNFVEALREDPDFVNSLLFTLKYVLFMIVLQNVFALVLAVFIETKIRTKGFFRTIFFMPNMISTIISAFMWTFVFSQVLPQLAEKTAISFLDQLWIGDPKVSFYSIIIVSLWNGVGYMMIIYLAALQGVPQSLKEAAVIDGASPFQTFRKVTLPMITHAVTICFFLTLNGAFKVFEVVYGLTGGGPGRSTQVITMNIYEEAFSNNFRYGYASAKSVILFIIILLFTFIQIGVMKRKEVEA, encoded by the coding sequence GTGCCGGCTAACCGATATAAATCCATTGTTTCACTGCTTGCTTTTGTCGCACCCGCATTTATCATTTACTCATTGTTTCTGCTGATTCCTACCATTGGGGGCATGTATTACAGCTTTACGGACTGGAACGGACTAAACCGCGATTATTCGTTTATCGGCCTCGGCAATTTCGTTGAAGCGCTGCGTGAAGATCCCGATTTTGTAAACTCGCTGCTGTTCACGTTGAAATATGTGCTGTTCATGATCGTGCTGCAAAATGTCTTCGCCCTTGTGCTTGCCGTATTCATTGAGACCAAGATAAGAACCAAAGGCTTCTTCCGGACGATCTTTTTCATGCCGAATATGATCAGTACGATCATCAGTGCTTTTATGTGGACGTTCGTGTTCTCCCAGGTACTGCCGCAGCTCGCCGAAAAAACCGCCATAAGCTTTCTCGACCAGCTGTGGATCGGGGACCCCAAGGTTTCCTTTTATTCGATTATTATCGTTTCGCTGTGGAACGGTGTCGGCTATATGATGATTATCTATCTGGCCGCCCTGCAAGGGGTGCCGCAAAGTCTCAAGGAAGCTGCCGTCATTGACGGGGCCAGCCCGTTCCAGACCTTCCGCAAAGTGACGCTGCCGATGATTACGCATGCGGTTACGATCTGCTTCTTCCTTACACTGAACGGGGCGTTCAAGGTGTTTGAGGTGGTATACGGGCTTACCGGCGGCGGTCCGGGACGCAGTACGCAGGTTATCACGATGAACATTTATGAAGAGGCGTTCTCCAACAACTTCCGCTACGGGTATGCCAGCGCCAAATCGGTCATCCTGTTCATTATTATTCTGCTCTTTACCTTTATCCAGATCGGCGTCATGAAGAGAAAAGAGGTGGAGGCATGA
- a CDS encoding carbohydrate ABC transporter permease, protein MRLRKSASLFITLFLTIGAIISFFPIYLAIINSLKTQGEMFASFTALPTKLHFENYAHAFKQINLLGSTINSVIVSVIGIGGIIFCAALAGYKLSRTSGRLSAAIFSLFIASMLVPFHSIMIPLTRMAKNLHVSGSTYGLALIYIGLGVNMAIFLYHGFVKSIPRELEEAARIDGCGEFQTFFRIIFPLLLPITVTIAILDFLWIWNDFLLPLLMLTDSTKYTLILSTNTLFGEYNKEWSLILAALVLTALPVIIIYGFFQKFIMQGIAEGAIKG, encoded by the coding sequence ATGAGACTCAGAAAAAGTGCATCGCTGTTCATTACCTTGTTCCTTACCATCGGGGCAATCATTTCTTTCTTTCCGATCTATCTGGCAATTATCAATTCGCTCAAAACACAAGGGGAAATGTTCGCGTCCTTCACGGCGCTGCCGACGAAGCTGCATTTCGAGAACTATGCTCACGCGTTTAAGCAGATCAATCTGCTGGGCAGCACAATCAACTCCGTAATCGTCTCGGTTATCGGGATTGGAGGCATTATCTTCTGTGCAGCTCTGGCCGGCTACAAGCTGTCCCGGACCAGCGGCAGACTGAGTGCGGCGATCTTCTCGCTGTTCATCGCCTCGATGCTGGTGCCGTTCCACTCCATCATGATCCCGCTGACCCGGATGGCCAAAAACCTGCATGTCAGCGGCAGCACCTACGGTCTGGCTCTGATCTATATCGGTCTTGGCGTGAACATGGCGATTTTCCTGTATCATGGCTTTGTGAAATCCATTCCCCGTGAGCTTGAGGAAGCGGCGCGGATTGACGGCTGCGGTGAATTCCAGACGTTCTTCCGGATTATTTTCCCGCTGCTGCTGCCGATTACGGTAACAATTGCGATTCTCGACTTCCTGTGGATCTGGAATGACTTCCTGCTGCCGCTCCTGATGCTGACCGACTCTACTAAATACACGCTGATCTTATCTACCAATACGCTGTTCGGGGAGTACAATAAGGAATGGTCGCTCATTCTGGCGGCTTTGGTATTGACAGCGCTTCCTGTTATTATTATCTATGGATTCTTTCAGAAGTTTATTATGCAGGGAATTGCCGAAGGGGCAATCAAAGGCTAA
- a CDS encoding response regulator transcription factor, with amino-acid sequence MHKVLLVDDESWNRDIVRTFGAWEALGLEIAGEAEDGQEALRLVSELTPQIIITDMRMPGTDGVMLMNELHARFPEIKVIVISGYDDFKYAQSAIRYGAMDYLLKPIDPAELNAVLRKCVKELEEAFSIPGGYALDLGVSFSLAQHKQLIKVHFNELNSEGVSSVLDAVGKELEQAGAGKPGALRQAAGEMLLLLKELMHGNGLEDDGLVTELPQEVLQSGSSMIAFLKGLYTAGLEQLIGQRKFKNKLNLEEVRQYIDAHFAEAVTLEALARAFFVSKEYLSKVFKLEYGCNVTDYILHLRMEKAKAWLAEESIPIKTVAELSGYEDVGYFYRVFKKHYGIAPGEMRKQGGGLKMSNPKG; translated from the coding sequence ATGCATAAAGTGCTGCTGGTGGATGATGAGAGCTGGAACCGTGATATTGTGCGGACGTTCGGAGCCTGGGAGGCCCTTGGGCTGGAAATAGCCGGCGAAGCAGAGGATGGTCAGGAGGCGCTGCGGCTTGTAAGCGAGCTGACGCCGCAGATTATTATTACCGATATGCGCATGCCCGGTACGGACGGCGTAATGCTGATGAATGAGCTGCATGCACGGTTTCCTGAGATCAAAGTGATCGTGATCAGCGGATATGACGATTTCAAATATGCGCAAAGCGCAATCCGTTACGGGGCAATGGATTATCTGCTGAAGCCGATCGACCCGGCGGAATTGAATGCTGTGCTGCGCAAATGCGTCAAGGAGCTGGAAGAAGCATTCAGTATACCGGGGGGCTACGCTCTGGACCTGGGTGTATCCTTCTCGCTGGCACAGCACAAGCAGCTTATAAAGGTGCATTTCAACGAGCTGAACAGCGAAGGGGTGAGCTCTGTTCTTGATGCCGTCGGCAAGGAATTGGAACAGGCAGGGGCCGGCAAACCGGGAGCTCTCCGGCAGGCGGCTGGTGAAATGCTGCTGCTGCTGAAGGAGCTGATGCACGGCAACGGGCTGGAGGACGACGGACTGGTAACGGAGCTTCCGCAGGAGGTGCTGCAGTCCGGCAGCAGCATGATTGCTTTTCTCAAGGGACTTTATACGGCGGGACTTGAGCAGCTGATCGGCCAGCGGAAGTTCAAGAACAAGCTGAATCTGGAAGAGGTCAGGCAGTACATCGACGCCCATTTTGCTGAAGCGGTGACGCTGGAAGCACTGGCGAGAGCCTTTTTTGTCAGCAAGGAATATTTAAGCAAGGTCTTTAAGCTGGAGTATGGCTGCAATGTCACGGATTATATCCTGCATCTGCGCATGGAGAAGGCGAAGGCGTGGCTGGCGGAGGAGAGCATTCCGATCAAGACGGTGGCAGAGCTGTCCGGATACGAGGATGTGGGCTATTTTTACCGGGTATTCAAGAAGCATTACGGCATCGCTCCGGGTGAAATGAGGAAGCAGGGCGGCGGTTTAAAAATGTCCAATCCCAAAGGGTAA
- a CDS encoding glycoside hydrolase family 30 protein: MTNTQLRWFASTEQAAWVEQEAPGPNGSDKSDGPAKANKPNLSITADQHQILEGFGGCFNELGYEALLTLPEEERARVMHALFHPEGEQRFSICRLPIGASDYALEWYSHNETDGDYAMEHFSIERDRKFLIPYIREALALNPELKLFASPWSPPTWMKSPKAYNYGTLRWEPENLAAYALYFVKFVQAYKEEGITIHQVHVQNEVVADQKFPSCVWTGEQLREFIRDYLGPAFADHGLDTEIWLGTINVPEPWDEWLKHKSSDHDAFAGVVLGDPEAYKYVKGVGYQWAGKHAIQRTAQSYPELRYMQTENECGDGENTWFYAKYVFGLYQHYFTNGVNAYIYWNMALAPKGRSTWGWEQNSMLTIEPGQNTAIINPEYYVMQHFFRFAAPGSVRVGLKGPWSGHSVAFRTPDGGVTLVLANPYKEKRMLHLDSGSVEYAFELEPESFHTIVLGP, translated from the coding sequence ATGACAAATACACAGCTTCGATGGTTCGCAAGTACAGAACAGGCAGCATGGGTGGAGCAGGAAGCTCCTGGGCCGAACGGATCTGATAAGTCCGATGGCCCTGCCAAGGCCAATAAGCCCAATCTTTCAATCACCGCCGACCAGCATCAGATACTGGAAGGCTTCGGCGGCTGTTTCAATGAGCTGGGGTACGAAGCGCTGCTGACTTTGCCGGAGGAGGAACGGGCCAGGGTGATGCACGCGCTGTTCCACCCGGAGGGAGAGCAGCGCTTCAGCATCTGCCGGCTGCCGATCGGCGCCAGTGATTATGCGCTGGAATGGTACAGCCATAATGAGACCGACGGCGATTATGCGATGGAGCATTTCTCCATAGAGCGTGACCGGAAGTTTCTGATCCCCTATATCCGTGAAGCGCTGGCGCTGAACCCGGAGCTGAAGCTGTTCGCTTCGCCCTGGAGTCCGCCAACCTGGATGAAATCCCCTAAGGCCTACAACTACGGTACGCTGCGCTGGGAACCAGAGAATCTTGCGGCTTATGCGCTGTACTTCGTCAAGTTCGTGCAGGCTTATAAGGAAGAAGGGATCACCATTCATCAGGTGCATGTGCAGAATGAAGTGGTGGCCGACCAGAAGTTTCCTTCCTGTGTCTGGACCGGAGAGCAGCTGCGCGAGTTCATCCGTGACTATCTGGGCCCTGCCTTTGCAGACCATGGATTGGACACAGAAATCTGGCTGGGCACCATCAATGTGCCGGAGCCCTGGGATGAATGGCTAAAGCATAAGTCCAGCGACCATGACGCTTTTGCCGGTGTTGTGCTCGGTGATCCTGAGGCTTACAAGTATGTTAAGGGGGTCGGTTATCAGTGGGCAGGCAAGCATGCGATCCAGCGGACCGCCCAGAGCTATCCCGAGCTGCGGTACATGCAGACCGAAAATGAATGCGGGGACGGGGAGAATACTTGGTTTTATGCAAAATATGTATTTGGTCTGTACCAGCATTATTTTACGAACGGCGTGAATGCCTATATCTACTGGAACATGGCGCTTGCCCCGAAGGGACGGAGCACCTGGGGCTGGGAGCAAAACTCGATGCTGACCATTGAGCCCGGGCAAAACACTGCCATCATCAATCCGGAATATTATGTGATGCAGCATTTCTTCCGCTTCGCTGCGCCGGGTTCGGTGCGGGTGGGGCTTAAGGGACCCTGGAGCGGACATTCGGTGGCCTTCCGCACACCGGACGGCGGGGTAACGCTGGTACTGGCCAATCCCTACAAGGAAAAACGTATGCTGCACTTGGACAGCGGCTCTGTAGAGTATGCTTTTGAGCTGGAGCCGGAATCCTTCCATACGATCGTGCTCGGCCCATAG